The following are encoded together in the Lytechinus variegatus isolate NC3 chromosome 19, Lvar_3.0, whole genome shotgun sequence genome:
- the LOC121406356 gene encoding cGMP-inhibited 3',5'-cyclic phosphodiesterase A-like, giving the protein MDDRQSTRYGLNKGYFNLDNSDYNGYITGTASQMERRNYNPYVAWFGLKNLRNIGAESRSALAAGVAGIALLLYILQDSFITALHVLCGLFAPMFSVICAFYWLAIYLRKSWTGNNVYVFFMACYVGEIFGQICFGASNLFSPWLVASVLASASLVSMTSTLSTPQSALVISFLSFMRFLSGSTLHGLPMWMRPYLAYFCGIVGCVLSKYTEAHLFRHSSIVAQFTNDGKIPVLRRRRTSSQSSVASHSHKTRRTSLPALIQRPQVN; this is encoded by the coding sequence ATGGACGACCGTCAGTCGACCCGATATGGCCTAAATAAAGGATATTTTAATCTTGACAACTCGGATTATAACGGATATATAACTGGCACAGCATCACAAATGGAGAGAAGGAATTACAACCCATATGTGGCCTGGTTCGGGCTTAAAAACTTGAGAAATATCGGGGCGGAAAGCCGGTCGGCTTTAGCAGCTGGAGTTGCGGGGATCGCTCTTCTTCTGTACATTTTACAAGATTCTTTCATAACTGCATTGCATGTTTTATGTGGACTTTTTGCCCCAATGTTCAGTGTTATCTGTGCATTTTATTGGCTTGCTATTTATCTACGGAAATCTTGGACTGGAAACAATGTCTACGTTTTCTTCATGGCCTGCTATGTCGGGGAAATTTTCGGCCAAATCTGCTTCGGGGCTTCGAACTTGTTCAGCCCCTGGCTGGTGGCGAGTGTTCTCGCCTCCGCCTCGTTGGTCAGCATGACATCCACACTTTCAACCCCACAAAGTGCGCTAGTTATCAGCTTTTTGAGTTTCATGAGGTTTTTAAGTGGCTCAACCCTCCATGGACTCCCCATGTGGATGAGGCCGTATCTCGCCTATTTCTGTGGAATTGTAGGGTGTGTTTTGTCGAAGTACACAGAAGCACACCTCTTCCGACACAGTTCGATCGTGGCACAGTTCACCAACGACGGCAAAATTCCAGTCCTGCGGCGTAGGCGCACCTCATCGCAGAGCTCCGTTGCGAGTCACAGCCATAAAACCCGGCGGACTTCTTTACCGGCGTTGATACAACGTCCACAGGTAAATTAA